AGAGAGGCCAGACCTGAGCCTGTCTTATTATTTAAAAGGATAACAGAACCTTTTATTGCAGTTCCAGAAGTATGAATTGGAAGAGTAACTGCTAGGACACTATTTGATGGAAAGTTTGCTGAACCTGTTCCTGTATCCTTATTACAGCTCATCAAGATTTCCGTAACACCAGCAAGGGCAGGATTTGGAGTACACGATCCTGAATTAGAGCTGCAAATTCTTTCAGTTGAAAAGTCGTTACTGACTACGATGTGAGAACCTCTTCTAAGCTTTAGCTTACTTGTTGGAACTGTATTCCAAAATTTTTCCATACCTTCTAATGCCATTGATAAAATTTCATCGTTTGTAAAAGGAATTTCATCACAGTCGTGAGTGGCCATATTAATGACAACTTCCTCTTTATCAAATGAAGCAGCAAAAGAGGTATTGAGCGTAAAGGCCTGCGTATTGAGAGAGATGCTTGCTAAAAGAGCAATGATTAGATTTACCATAGTGTTGATCCGAAGTGATAGTAGAAGCTTAGGGTGTAACTCAGAGATCTAGACTCGGAGTCTGTTACGTTTACAATCCATGCCTCAACTCTAGTTGAGACGTCTTTAGTAAACTCCCATTGAGCAGCAGTATTTAAAGTTAAGTTTCTAGAAGTAGAACTCCCATTTGGCATTGGAAAATCACTGGAGCCAGTTCCATTATTTAAAGTCTGAGTTCCCCCGTCAGAAGAAATTTGATTCATCATTAGACCAGGACCAAATTTAAATTTG
Above is a genomic segment from Halobacteriovorax sp. HLS containing:
- a CDS encoding matrixin family metalloprotease, whose product is MVNLIIALLASISLNTQAFTLNTSFAASFDKEEVVINMATHDCDEIPFTNDEILSMALEGMEKFWNTVPTSKLKLRRGSHIVVSNDFSTERICSSNSGSCTPNPALAGVTEILMSCNKDTGTGSANFPSNSVLAVTLPIHTSGTAIKGSVILLNNKTGSGLASLSREEFVSVLAHEVGHAIGLGHSPVRDSLMYYANISNRQLLGQDDHDGVSYLYPREQPVSCGTIAYIDEDKMKGLLSFTFLAMLMFFTLRFKRQNTLAA